The following proteins are co-located in the Triticum aestivum cultivar Chinese Spring chromosome 1A, IWGSC CS RefSeq v2.1, whole genome shotgun sequence genome:
- the LOC123152992 gene encoding subtilisin-like protease 4, which yields MASSFALLLLLLAAVASTIAELDEREPHIDPASTIAELLNAAVTSTTAELDDVEPADCDGYRTYIVMLEPLEGGQDADVDAARAWHRSFLPSSTTAQGKPRLLYSYRTVFTGFAAWLTDEELKEVSAKPGFVRSFDNNIYRGQMTPTPTSVSFLDLSNHIGESPDN from the coding sequence ATGGCGAGCAGcttcgcgctgctgctgctcctcctggCGGCGGTCGCGTCCACGATCGCCGAGCTGGACGAGAGGGAGCCGCACATCGATCCAGCGTCCACCATCGCTGAGCTGTTGAATGCGGCGGTCACGTCCACCACCGCCGAGCTCGATGATGTCGAGCCAGCCGACTGCGACGGCTACAGGACTTACATCGTCATGCTCGAGCCACTAGAAGGAGGCCAAGATGCTGATGTTGATGCTGCCAGAGCGTGGCACCGCTCCTTCCTGCCATCGTCGACGACGGCACAAGGCAAGCCGAGGCTGCTCTATTCCTACCGGACCGTCTTCACCGGCTTCGCCGCGTGGCTGACGGATGAGGAGCTCAAGGAGGTCTCCGCCAAGCCAGGCTTCGTCCGCTCCTTCGACAACAACATCTACCGCGGGCAGATGACACCGACGCCGACGTCGGTGTCGTTCCTGGACCTGTCGAACCATATTGGGGAGTCCCCCGATAACTGA